Proteins encoded by one window of Halorubrum ruber:
- a CDS encoding ribonuclease P protein component 4, whose product MGIPAERIERLFVLAREAVVDDEYDRARGYVARARRIAERNRCGIPSELSRRACDDCAVYLRPGKTSRVRTRPGRVVVRCLECGATARYPYGE is encoded by the coding sequence ATGGGCATCCCGGCGGAGCGGATCGAGCGGCTGTTCGTCCTCGCCCGCGAGGCGGTCGTCGACGACGAGTACGACCGCGCCCGCGGGTACGTCGCCCGCGCCCGCCGGATCGCCGAGCGAAACCGCTGCGGGATCCCGTCGGAGCTCTCCCGGCGCGCCTGCGACGACTGCGCCGTCTACCTCCGGCCCGGGAAGACGAGCCGCGTCCGAACGCGACCCGGGCGCGTGGTCGTCCGGTGTCTGGAGTGCGGGGCGACGGCGCGGTACCCCTACGGGGAATAA
- a CDS encoding universal stress protein has translation MNGSDADGGNAREGGTRNGGARGGAGGSAGTGGAGHAGSPAVGDAVIGPAVEDAGDAPSVADVSLNGANRADRPDRVSSVLVAVGPGPHSGATVDAAREIAAATDAWLELFHVVPSDAALADAGPDEDASGTAVAAGDPGATDYAAAGERLLNAAEERLGGFDRADRWLVEDRTAAGAVVEQSAYYDLVVVGAPTTGTVGRFVFGSTTDTVVGDAEVPVVVVEADGSTALDAE, from the coding sequence ATGAACGGGAGCGACGCCGACGGCGGAAACGCCCGAGAAGGCGGGACGCGAAACGGCGGCGCCCGCGGCGGAGCGGGCGGTTCCGCGGGGACCGGGGGCGCCGGTCACGCGGGCTCGCCGGCGGTCGGTGACGCCGTGATCGGCCCCGCGGTGGAAGACGCGGGAGACGCCCCCTCCGTCGCCGACGTGTCGCTGAACGGCGCCAACCGCGCGGACCGCCCCGACCGGGTCTCCTCGGTCCTCGTCGCCGTCGGCCCCGGCCCGCACTCGGGGGCGACCGTCGACGCCGCGCGCGAGATCGCGGCGGCGACCGACGCGTGGCTCGAACTGTTCCACGTCGTCCCCTCGGACGCGGCGCTCGCCGACGCCGGCCCCGACGAGGACGCCTCCGGGACCGCCGTCGCCGCGGGCGACCCGGGCGCCACGGACTACGCCGCGGCCGGGGAGCGGCTCCTCAACGCGGCCGAAGAGCGGCTCGGCGGGTTCGACCGCGCGGACCGCTGGCTCGTGGAGGACCGGACCGCGGCGGGCGCGGTCGTCGAGCAGTCGGCGTACTACGACCTGGTCGTCGTCGGCGCGCCGACGACCGGCACCGTCGGCCGCTTCGTCTTCGGCTCCACCACCGACACGGTCGTCGGCGACGCCGAGGTCCCCGTCGTCGTCGTCGAGGCCGACGGGTCGACAGCGCTCGACGCGGAGTAG
- a CDS encoding phosphoglycolate phosphatase encodes MVPPLALDIDGTLTTPDHRIDPRVFELLPEWDAPIAFATGKAFPYPVALAHFLGREETVIAENGGVAYADGETTVVGDPDAAWAVVEAFRERGGEIGWGDGDTVNRWRETEVALSTDADEALLREVAAAVDDVEVVDTGYAYHVKSTGVSKGRALRVVADALGLAADEFVAIGDSENDVSTFEVAGESYAVANADAAAREAADEVVEDGFMDGTVSVLERLRERAE; translated from the coding sequence ATGGTTCCGCCCCTCGCGCTCGACATCGATGGCACCCTCACGACGCCGGACCACCGGATCGACCCGCGGGTCTTCGAGCTGCTGCCCGAGTGGGACGCCCCGATAGCCTTCGCGACCGGGAAGGCGTTCCCGTACCCGGTCGCGCTCGCGCACTTCCTCGGCCGCGAGGAGACGGTGATCGCGGAGAACGGCGGCGTCGCGTACGCCGACGGCGAGACGACGGTCGTCGGCGACCCGGACGCAGCCTGGGCTGTCGTCGAGGCGTTCCGCGAGCGCGGCGGGGAGATCGGGTGGGGCGACGGCGACACCGTGAACCGCTGGCGCGAGACGGAGGTCGCGCTCTCGACCGACGCGGACGAGGCGCTCCTCCGCGAGGTCGCCGCCGCCGTCGACGACGTGGAGGTCGTGGACACCGGCTACGCCTACCACGTCAAGTCGACGGGCGTGAGCAAGGGACGCGCGCTCCGCGTCGTCGCCGACGCGCTCGGCCTCGCGGCCGACGAGTTCGTCGCGATCGGCGACAGCGAGAACGACGTCTCCACGTTCGAGGTCGCCGGCGAGTCATACGCGGTCGCCAACGCGGACGCCGCCGCCCGCGAGGCCGCCGACGAGGTGGTGGAGGACGGATTCATGGACGGGACGGTCTCGGTGCTCGAACGGCTGCGCGAGCGCGCAGAGTAG
- a CDS encoding sulfite exporter TauE/SafE family protein translates to MSATRSQRLQKSFLKYQHIFVFAAPAVFVALVLFAAPTGGGSGADYWLEYWWLFPFFLLGATTVNTVGISGSALFVPFLIFVFPLLAGETLTPETLVKVGLISESFGLSASSIAFIQYGLVDRRLALTIVVGSVPFVIAGALLSFFIPEPLFHAALGAALLVAGYLMLNADIGHGEPDESDDAVAADGGAPAELPDDDEKLGPAGVNATDEGEVTRVDREGDTYEYSWSGYLERFANYSVGGTFQGLAGFGSGELGIISQLRTGVPTRVAIGTNHIIVATTAILASLVHVFGGSILGAFGVGGVHSLSLASTPWNMVVFTVPATVTGGQIAPYVSNALDTGTIQKGVAGLFAAISLALFLMAGGAGI, encoded by the coding sequence ATGAGCGCAACTCGATCCCAACGGCTCCAGAAGTCGTTCCTGAAGTATCAGCACATATTCGTCTTCGCGGCGCCGGCGGTGTTCGTGGCGCTGGTACTGTTCGCCGCGCCGACCGGGGGAGGTAGCGGGGCGGACTACTGGCTGGAGTACTGGTGGCTGTTCCCCTTCTTCCTGCTCGGGGCGACGACTGTCAACACGGTCGGAATCAGCGGTTCGGCGCTGTTCGTACCGTTTCTGATCTTCGTCTTCCCGCTGCTGGCGGGGGAGACGCTCACGCCGGAGACGCTCGTAAAGGTGGGGCTGATCAGCGAGTCGTTCGGCCTCTCGGCCTCGTCGATCGCGTTCATCCAGTACGGGCTGGTCGACCGGCGGCTGGCGCTGACGATCGTCGTCGGGAGCGTCCCGTTCGTCATCGCCGGGGCGCTGCTGTCCTTTTTCATCCCCGAGCCGCTGTTCCACGCGGCGCTCGGCGCGGCGCTGCTCGTCGCCGGCTACCTGATGCTCAACGCCGACATCGGCCACGGTGAGCCGGACGAGAGCGACGACGCCGTCGCGGCCGACGGCGGCGCGCCGGCGGAGCTCCCCGACGACGACGAGAAGCTCGGTCCCGCGGGCGTCAACGCGACGGACGAGGGCGAAGTCACCCGAGTCGACCGCGAGGGCGACACGTACGAGTACTCCTGGTCGGGATACCTCGAACGGTTCGCCAACTACAGCGTCGGCGGGACCTTCCAGGGGCTGGCCGGCTTCGGGAGCGGCGAACTCGGGATCATCTCCCAGCTCCGGACCGGGGTCCCCACCCGAGTCGCCATCGGGACCAACCACATCATCGTCGCGACGACGGCGATCCTCGCCTCGCTCGTCCACGTCTTCGGCGGATCGATACTCGGCGCGTTCGGCGTCGGCGGAGTCCACTCGCTGAGCCTCGCCTCGACGCCGTGGAACATGGTCGTGTTCACGGTCCCCGCGACGGTCACGGGCGGACAGATCGCTCCGTACGTCTCGAACGCGCTCGACACCGGAACCATCCAGAAGGGCGTCGCCGGCCTCTTCGCCGCCATCTCGCTCGCGCTGTTCCTGATGGCCGGCGGAGCCGGGATCTGA
- a CDS encoding phosphopantetheine adenylyltransferase, whose translation MNVALGGTFDPVHDGHRKLFERAFELGDVTVGLTSDDLAPQTRHVERYVRPYDRRERDLEEELAPRAEAHGREYEIRELTEPTGIAVEPEFDALIVSPETKAGGERINEIRTERGRDPLDLIVVDHVAAEDGERISSTRIVAGEIDEHGNLTPDREGRGATRPE comes from the coding sequence ATGAACGTCGCGCTGGGGGGTACGTTCGATCCCGTTCACGACGGCCACCGCAAGCTGTTCGAACGGGCGTTCGAGCTGGGTGACGTCACGGTCGGGCTCACCTCCGACGATTTGGCGCCGCAGACCCGACACGTCGAGCGGTACGTCCGCCCCTACGACCGGCGCGAGCGCGACTTGGAGGAAGAGTTGGCCCCGCGGGCTGAGGCGCACGGACGCGAGTACGAGATCCGCGAGCTGACGGAGCCGACCGGTATCGCGGTCGAACCGGAGTTCGACGCGCTGATCGTCTCTCCCGAGACGAAGGCTGGCGGCGAGCGGATCAACGAGATCCGCACCGAGCGCGGCCGCGACCCGCTCGACCTGATCGTCGTCGACCACGTTGCCGCCGAGGACGGCGAGCGCATCTCCTCGACGCGGATCGTCGCGGGCGAGATCGACGAACACGGCAACCTCACCCCCGACCGCGAGGGGCGGGGCGCGACGCGACCGGAATGA
- a CDS encoding DUF7524 family protein, with the protein MPTLDVELNGETVHDIDAPDSFVTDGPFPVVLENSGRSTHVHLHFDDDLDRVAALDEGNHFVADEATRHVHVSTADVDEAVRGKLKIVTGYGSNTTYVDVRVDPSPETPEEAVAVDEELSAPPERTPEPPARQRAVNALDRLVQRGGVAGAVFGLVAVGVAVGVAMAVDSAVVWLAVGIALMVAFGAALLAVT; encoded by the coding sequence GTGCCGACACTCGACGTCGAACTGAACGGGGAGACGGTCCACGACATCGACGCCCCGGACTCGTTCGTCACCGACGGGCCGTTCCCGGTCGTGCTCGAAAACAGCGGGCGCTCGACGCACGTCCACCTCCACTTCGACGACGACCTCGACCGGGTGGCCGCGCTCGACGAGGGCAACCACTTCGTCGCCGACGAGGCCACCCGCCACGTCCACGTCTCGACGGCCGACGTCGACGAGGCCGTTCGCGGCAAACTGAAGATCGTCACCGGCTACGGGTCGAACACGACGTACGTCGACGTTCGGGTCGACCCGTCGCCGGAGACCCCCGAAGAGGCGGTCGCCGTCGACGAGGAGCTCTCCGCGCCCCCGGAGCGCACGCCGGAGCCGCCGGCCCGACAGCGCGCGGTGAACGCGCTCGACCGCCTGGTACAGCGCGGCGGGGTCGCGGGCGCGGTCTTCGGGCTGGTCGCGGTCGGCGTCGCGGTCGGCGTCGCGATGGCCGTCGACAGCGCCGTCGTCTGGCTCGCGGTGGGGATCGCGCTGATGGTCGCGTTCGGCGCGGCGCTGCTCGCGGTGACGTGA
- the trpD gene encoding anthranilate phosphoribosyltransferase, with protein sequence MNLNDTVERVTDGTDLSVEEAREAARLVFEEATEAQIGALLAALRTKGETEAEIAGFAQGMRDAARTIEPDREPLVDTCGTGGDDYDTINVSTTAAIVAAGAGVPIAKHGNYSVSSSSGSADVLEVAGADVEAEPPAVEDAIEEDGIGFMLAPVFHPAMKAVIGPRKELGMRTIFNVLGPLTNPAGADAQVLGVYDPDLVPVIARSLAHMPVERALVVHGAGMDEIGIHDETVAAEVNGEEVREFTIAPEDLGLDSAPIDAVAGGSPEENAADLRGIVDGSVTGPKRDLILANAGAAIYVAGEADTLAAGVERAADAIDSGAAAEKFAALCGDGDSIGDGVETATAEDDD encoded by the coding sequence ATGAATCTCAACGACACGGTCGAGCGCGTGACGGACGGGACGGATCTGAGCGTCGAGGAGGCGCGCGAGGCCGCGCGGCTCGTCTTCGAGGAGGCGACGGAGGCCCAGATCGGAGCGCTGTTGGCCGCGCTCCGGACGAAGGGCGAGACCGAGGCCGAGATCGCCGGGTTCGCGCAGGGGATGCGCGACGCGGCGCGCACGATCGAGCCGGACCGCGAGCCGCTCGTCGACACCTGCGGCACCGGCGGCGACGACTACGACACGATCAACGTGTCGACGACCGCGGCGATCGTCGCCGCGGGGGCTGGCGTGCCGATCGCCAAGCACGGCAACTACTCGGTCTCCTCTTCCTCCGGGAGCGCGGACGTGCTGGAGGTCGCGGGCGCCGACGTCGAGGCCGAGCCGCCGGCCGTCGAGGACGCGATCGAGGAAGACGGGATCGGGTTCATGCTCGCGCCGGTGTTCCACCCGGCGATGAAGGCCGTCATCGGCCCGCGCAAGGAGCTGGGGATGCGGACGATATTCAACGTCCTCGGCCCGCTCACCAACCCCGCGGGCGCCGACGCGCAGGTGCTGGGCGTCTACGACCCCGACCTCGTGCCCGTCATCGCGCGGTCGCTCGCGCACATGCCTGTCGAGCGCGCTCTCGTCGTCCACGGCGCCGGCATGGACGAGATCGGGATTCACGACGAGACGGTCGCGGCCGAGGTCAACGGTGAGGAGGTTCGGGAGTTCACGATCGCGCCCGAGGACCTCGGCCTCGACTCGGCCCCGATCGACGCGGTCGCGGGCGGGAGCCCCGAGGAGAACGCCGCCGACCTGCGCGGGATCGTCGACGGCTCCGTCACCGGCCCGAAGCGCGACCTCATCCTCGCGAACGCGGGCGCGGCGATCTACGTCGCGGGCGAGGCCGACACCCTCGCGGCGGGCGTCGAGCGCGCGGCCGACGCGATCGACTCCGGCGCGGCCGCCGAGAAGTTCGCGGCGCTGTGCGGTGACGGCGATTCTATCGGCGACGGCGTCGAGACCGCGACCGCGGAGGACGACGACTGA
- a CDS encoding methytransferase partner Trm112, with product MKESLMDVICCPLDKAALELDVDEADDEEVLAGTLTCTECGETYPIEDGIPNLLPPDMREEAAA from the coding sequence ATGAAGGAATCCCTGATGGACGTGATCTGCTGTCCGCTCGACAAGGCGGCCCTCGAACTCGACGTCGACGAGGCGGACGACGAGGAGGTCCTCGCCGGGACGCTCACCTGCACGGAGTGCGGCGAGACGTACCCGATCGAGGACGGAATCCCGAACCTCCTGCCGCCGGACATGCGCGAAGAGGCCGCGGCGTAG
- a CDS encoding DoxX family protein, whose translation MSTKTTNEFGGEFGGVTLLGKAHSLSALFIVLLRATIGGMILFAGLGKVSEWPFDAAGYLANIGSASPVSGIYAAMASNAALMEIVNVVVPVTQVLIGVALIAGAFVRLAALGGAMQMMLFYLGGWSGEALALFESTLIYAVVFLTVAAFGAGRVLGLDAYIEQIEVGGQALVEKFPKLRYVLG comes from the coding sequence ATGTCCACCAAAACCACAAACGAGTTCGGCGGAGAGTTCGGCGGCGTCACGCTGTTAGGGAAGGCGCACTCGCTGTCGGCGCTGTTCATCGTCCTGCTCCGGGCGACCATCGGCGGGATGATCCTGTTCGCGGGCCTCGGCAAGGTCTCCGAGTGGCCGTTCGACGCGGCCGGCTACCTCGCGAACATCGGCTCGGCGAGTCCGGTCAGCGGGATCTACGCCGCCATGGCGTCGAACGCGGCGCTGATGGAGATCGTCAACGTCGTCGTCCCGGTCACGCAAGTGCTCATCGGCGTCGCGCTCATCGCCGGCGCGTTCGTCCGTCTCGCCGCACTCGGCGGTGCGATGCAGATGATGCTGTTCTACCTCGGCGGCTGGAGCGGCGAGGCGCTCGCACTGTTCGAGTCGACGCTGATCTACGCGGTCGTGTTCCTCACGGTCGCCGCGTTCGGTGCGGGCCGCGTCCTCGGCCTCGACGCCTACATCGAGCAGATCGAGGTCGGCGGGCAGGCGCTCGTCGAGAAGTTCCCGAAGCTCCGGTACGTCCTCGGCTGA
- a CDS encoding universal stress protein, translated as MYDHLLLPTDGSDGMSTVAEHVGSLARQYDATVHALSVVDTRNRFEGPNMGLGTETWEDAERERAERAVGDAADAIPGEVAVERHVESGVPHAELLDYADAADVDLIVMGTHGRTGIDHYLIGSIAERVVRQSPVPVLTVRITEE; from the coding sequence ATGTACGATCACCTACTCCTACCGACCGACGGAAGCGACGGGATGTCGACGGTCGCCGAGCACGTCGGCTCGCTCGCCCGGCAGTACGACGCGACGGTCCACGCGCTGTCGGTCGTCGACACGCGCAACCGATTCGAAGGCCCGAACATGGGGCTGGGAACCGAGACCTGGGAGGACGCCGAGCGCGAACGCGCCGAGCGGGCCGTCGGCGACGCCGCCGACGCGATCCCGGGCGAGGTCGCGGTCGAGCGTCACGTCGAGTCGGGCGTCCCCCACGCCGAACTCCTCGACTACGCCGACGCGGCCGACGTCGACCTCATCGTGATGGGGACACACGGCAGAACGGGGATCGACCACTACCTGATCGGCTCCATCGCAGAGCGGGTCGTCCGGCAGTCACCGGTCCCGGTGTTGACGGTCCGCATTACCGAGGAGTAA
- a CDS encoding glutamate--cysteine ligase — protein sequence MELGSRDAFSRMGTLGIEEEFYIVDADGYPTSGTDDLVYGRDPPAAVPEGFDHELFECTIEAQTETIEDPANAADALATVREALVDHAAADGYRIAAAGLHPAAKWRELDHVQKPRYQAQLDRIQYPQHRNTTAGLHVHVGVDDADKAVWVANRLRWHSPVLLALSANSPFWNGFDTGLASARAKVFENLPNTGIPSAFDDFDAFRRYERRMVETDSIADRGELWFDVRPHTGHGTVEVRAPDAQRDPEVTLALAEYVRALVVDYAERYADGESLPTLRRELLDENKWRAIRHGHDAAFIDRDGEGTTALGEVVDAECDRLGVDGIREVYEAESGAARQRRIRDEEGADALRSDLLVSP from the coding sequence ATGGAACTCGGTTCGCGGGACGCGTTCTCCCGGATGGGGACGCTCGGCATCGAGGAGGAGTTCTACATCGTCGATGCCGACGGCTACCCCACGTCCGGGACCGACGACCTCGTGTACGGCCGCGACCCGCCAGCGGCGGTGCCGGAGGGGTTCGACCATGAGCTGTTCGAGTGTACGATAGAGGCCCAGACCGAGACGATCGAGGACCCGGCGAACGCGGCGGACGCGCTCGCGACGGTCCGCGAGGCGCTCGTCGATCACGCCGCCGCGGACGGGTATCGGATCGCGGCCGCGGGCCTCCACCCGGCGGCGAAGTGGCGCGAGCTCGACCACGTCCAGAAGCCGCGGTATCAGGCGCAGCTGGACCGCATCCAGTACCCCCAACACCGGAACACGACCGCGGGGCTCCACGTCCACGTCGGCGTCGACGACGCGGACAAGGCGGTGTGGGTCGCGAACCGGCTGCGGTGGCACTCCCCGGTGCTGCTCGCCCTGTCCGCGAACTCCCCGTTCTGGAACGGCTTCGACACCGGGCTCGCCTCCGCCCGGGCGAAGGTGTTCGAGAACCTCCCGAACACCGGGATCCCCTCGGCGTTCGACGACTTCGACGCGTTCCGGCGGTACGAGCGCCGGATGGTCGAGACCGACTCCATCGCGGACCGCGGCGAGCTGTGGTTCGACGTGCGCCCCCACACCGGCCACGGCACGGTGGAGGTGCGCGCGCCCGACGCGCAGCGCGACCCCGAGGTCACGCTCGCGCTCGCCGAGTACGTCCGCGCGCTGGTCGTCGACTACGCCGAGCGGTACGCGGACGGCGAGTCGCTCCCGACCCTGCGCCGGGAACTCCTTGACGAGAACAAGTGGCGCGCGATCCGGCACGGCCACGACGCCGCGTTCATCGACCGCGACGGCGAGGGGACGACCGCGCTGGGCGAGGTCGTCGACGCCGAGTGCGACCGGCTCGGAGTCGACGGCATCCGCGAGGTGTACGAGGCCGAGAGCGGCGCCGCGCGTCAGCGCCGGATCCGCGACGAGGAGGGCGCCGACGCGCTGCGTTCGGACCTCCTCGTGAGCCCCTAA
- the nth gene encoding endonuclease III has translation MGTPLDSREAQVAEVLERLYEEYPDSTISLNYSNRLELLIAVILSAQCTDERVNAVCADLFETYETPEDYANAPQEELAEAINSITYYNNKAKYIRSACADIAEEHDGEVPDTMSELTDLAGVGRKTANVVLQHGHDVVEGIVVDTHVQRLTRRLGITEEERPEAIEQDLLEIVPESDWQQFTHLMIDHGRATCTAINPDCADCALADVCPSEKGDSEVDLASGEAW, from the coding sequence ATGGGAACGCCACTCGACTCGCGCGAGGCGCAGGTCGCCGAGGTGTTGGAGCGGCTCTACGAGGAGTACCCCGACTCGACCATCTCGCTCAACTACTCGAACCGGCTGGAGCTGCTGATCGCGGTGATCCTCTCGGCGCAGTGTACGGACGAGCGCGTGAACGCGGTGTGCGCCGACCTGTTCGAGACGTACGAGACGCCCGAAGACTACGCGAACGCGCCCCAAGAGGAGTTGGCGGAGGCGATCAACTCGATCACCTACTACAACAACAAGGCGAAGTACATCCGCTCGGCGTGTGCGGACATCGCCGAGGAGCACGACGGCGAGGTGCCGGACACGATGTCGGAGCTGACGGACTTGGCGGGCGTCGGCCGCAAGACCGCCAACGTCGTACTCCAGCACGGCCACGACGTGGTCGAGGGGATCGTCGTCGACACCCACGTCCAGCGGCTCACGCGCCGGCTCGGGATTACGGAGGAAGAGCGCCCGGAGGCGATCGAGCAGGACCTGTTGGAGATCGTCCCCGAGAGCGACTGGCAGCAGTTCACGCACCTCATGATCGACCACGGCCGCGCGACGTGCACCGCGATCAACCCCGACTGCGCCGACTGCGCGCTCGCCGACGTCTGCCCCTCCGAGAAGGGCGACTCGGAGGTCGACCTCGCGAGCGGCGAGGCGTGGTAG
- a CDS encoding winged helix-turn-helix domain-containing protein, giving the protein MTTDDSPTEPGDDPEESPTDRTREELRKTKERLGEGADRAVKGFDDNVVDLLAWLLDTETRARIYVYLRDNPHSTSDEVADGTGLYPSTVREALAELHDEGTVERSKRKAEGAGNNPYEYEAIAPSELVRTVVGDVQAELNAVFNLDRRLGGESPDGDTEPVQISVDGESGDGESSDEDTDGESGDGEASDGDEDGSDEDTDGDDADDERAN; this is encoded by the coding sequence ATGACCACGGACGATTCACCGACCGAGCCGGGAGACGACCCGGAGGAGTCGCCGACGGACCGGACCCGCGAGGAGCTTCGGAAGACGAAAGAGCGGCTCGGCGAGGGCGCCGACAGGGCGGTGAAGGGGTTCGACGACAACGTCGTCGACCTGCTCGCGTGGCTGCTCGACACCGAGACCCGCGCGCGCATCTACGTCTACCTCCGCGATAACCCCCACAGCACGAGCGACGAGGTCGCGGACGGAACGGGCCTGTACCCCAGCACCGTCCGCGAGGCGCTCGCCGAGCTCCACGACGAGGGCACCGTCGAGCGCAGCAAACGGAAGGCGGAGGGCGCGGGCAACAACCCCTACGAGTACGAGGCCATCGCGCCGAGCGAACTGGTCCGCACCGTCGTCGGCGACGTCCAGGCGGAGCTGAACGCCGTCTTCAACCTCGACCGCCGGCTCGGCGGCGAGTCGCCCGACGGCGACACCGAGCCGGTCCAGATCTCCGTTGACGGCGAGAGCGGCGACGGCGAGAGCAGCGACGAGGACACCGACGGCGAGAGCGGCGACGGCGAGGCGTCGGACGGAGATGAAGACGGGAGCGACGAGGACACCGACGGCGACGACGCGGACGACGAGCGGGCGAACTGA
- a CDS encoding phosphoribosylanthranilate isomerase gives MARVKICGITGEADLRAAVDAGADAVGVITEVPVDSPREVDPAEAAELLAEVPPFVTATLVTMPDSAERAVELARTVAPDAIQLHGEWTADELRFIRAETERRVLLTVDADDPARAEELDGAVDAFVVDSTDDSGAGGTGETHDWRATGELAEQLTTPVVLAGGLTADNVAEAVRVADPFAVDVASGVEIEGGRKDHNAVARFVANAGREMELA, from the coding sequence ATGGCGCGGGTGAAGATCTGCGGGATCACCGGGGAGGCCGACCTCCGCGCCGCGGTCGACGCGGGCGCCGACGCGGTCGGCGTCATCACCGAGGTGCCGGTCGACTCGCCGCGCGAGGTCGACCCCGCCGAGGCGGCGGAACTGCTCGCGGAGGTGCCCCCGTTCGTCACCGCGACGCTCGTGACGATGCCCGACTCCGCCGAGCGCGCGGTCGAGCTCGCCCGGACGGTCGCGCCCGACGCGATCCAGCTCCACGGCGAGTGGACCGCCGACGAGCTCCGGTTCATCCGCGCGGAGACGGAGCGGCGCGTGCTGCTCACGGTCGACGCCGACGACCCGGCGCGCGCCGAGGAGCTCGACGGCGCGGTCGACGCCTTCGTCGTCGACTCGACCGACGACTCGGGCGCCGGCGGTACCGGCGAGACGCACGACTGGCGGGCGACCGGCGAGCTCGCCGAGCAGCTCACCACGCCCGTCGTGTTAGCGGGCGGGCTCACGGCCGACAACGTCGCCGAGGCGGTCCGGGTCGCCGACCCCTTCGCGGTCGACGTCGCCTCCGGCGTCGAGATCGAGGGCGGGCGCAAGGACCACAACGCGGTCGCCCGCTTCGTCGCGAACGCGGGCCGGGAGATGGAGCTGGCATGA